In Rhinolophus ferrumequinum isolate MPI-CBG mRhiFer1 chromosome 25, mRhiFer1_v1.p, whole genome shotgun sequence, the following proteins share a genomic window:
- the C25H12orf43 gene encoding protein CUSTOS isoform X1, with translation MTAPRGSVSDLESSSTSSSDAEELARCREAAMPAWGLEQRPRGPEKPRADAADNRLPTTQRSRRHKVDEHEQDGNELQTTPEFRAHIAKKLGALLDSSITISEVVKEPTKAEVQKRVTPEDDGFRLFFTSIPEGPEEKASPQPCRKRLPSSSSSEDSNEEWQRCREAAVSASDILQESAIHGSVKGEKEAKKKKRKLKKKAKKEASADLTAATTTSKATVGKQEKESAKLNGDQTSLGTKKKKRKKKAEKASEASPLPPARSTAAMSAN, from the exons ATGACGGCGCCCAGAGGTTCCGTGAGCGATTTGGagagcagcagcaccagcagcagtgATGCAGAGGAGTTGGCGCGGTGCCGTGAGGCGGCGATGCCGGCCTGGGGCTTGGAGCAGCGCCCGAGGGGGCCGGAGAAGCCAAGAGCTG ATGCAGCAGATAATCGGTTACCAACCACCCAGCGGAGCCGCAG GCACAAGGTGGATGAGCATGAGCAAGATGGTAACGAGCTTCAGACCACCCCCGAATTCCGAGCCCACATAGCCAAGAAGCTGGGAGCCCTACTGGACAG CTCCATTACCATCTCAGAAGTCGTGAAGGAGCCGACAAAGGCCGAGGTACAGAAGAGAGTCACCCCAGAGGATGATG GCTTCCGCCTTTTCTTCACCTCCATACCTGAAGGCCCTGAAGAGAAAgcttctccccagccctgccGAAAGCGACTGCCTTCCAGCTCCAG CAGTGAGGACAGCAACGAGGAGTGGCAGCGGTGCCGGGAGGCAGCTGTGTCAGCCTCTGACATCCTGCAGGAGTCTGCCATCCATGGGTCTGTCAAGGGGgagaaagaggcaaagaagaagaaaaggaagttgaaaaagaaagccaagaaGGAGGCCAGCGCAGACTTGACCGCAGCCACCACCACAAGCAAGGCCACAGTCGGGAAGCAAGAAAAGGAGTCAGCCAAGCTCAACGGAGACCAGACATCACTTGggaccaaaaagaagaaaaggaagaaaaaggcagagaaggcCAGTGAGGCTTCCCCATTACCCCCAGCAAGGAGTACAGCAGCCATGTCTGCAAACTGA
- the C25H12orf43 gene encoding protein CUSTOS isoform X2: MTAPRGSVSDLESSSTSSSDAEELARCREAAMPAWGLEQRPRGPEKPRADAADNRLPTTQRSRRHKVDEHEQDGNELQTTPEFRAHIAKKLGALLDSSITISEVVKEPTKAEVQKRVTPEDDGFRLFFTSIPEGPEEKASPQPCRKRLPSSSSEDSNEEWQRCREAAVSASDILQESAIHGSVKGEKEAKKKKRKLKKKAKKEASADLTAATTTSKATVGKQEKESAKLNGDQTSLGTKKKKRKKKAEKASEASPLPPARSTAAMSAN; this comes from the exons ATGACGGCGCCCAGAGGTTCCGTGAGCGATTTGGagagcagcagcaccagcagcagtgATGCAGAGGAGTTGGCGCGGTGCCGTGAGGCGGCGATGCCGGCCTGGGGCTTGGAGCAGCGCCCGAGGGGGCCGGAGAAGCCAAGAGCTG ATGCAGCAGATAATCGGTTACCAACCACCCAGCGGAGCCGCAG GCACAAGGTGGATGAGCATGAGCAAGATGGTAACGAGCTTCAGACCACCCCCGAATTCCGAGCCCACATAGCCAAGAAGCTGGGAGCCCTACTGGACAG CTCCATTACCATCTCAGAAGTCGTGAAGGAGCCGACAAAGGCCGAGGTACAGAAGAGAGTCACCCCAGAGGATGATG GCTTCCGCCTTTTCTTCACCTCCATACCTGAAGGCCCTGAAGAGAAAgcttctccccagccctgccGAAAGCGACTGCCTTCCAGCTCCAG TGAGGACAGCAACGAGGAGTGGCAGCGGTGCCGGGAGGCAGCTGTGTCAGCCTCTGACATCCTGCAGGAGTCTGCCATCCATGGGTCTGTCAAGGGGgagaaagaggcaaagaagaagaaaaggaagttgaaaaagaaagccaagaaGGAGGCCAGCGCAGACTTGACCGCAGCCACCACCACAAGCAAGGCCACAGTCGGGAAGCAAGAAAAGGAGTCAGCCAAGCTCAACGGAGACCAGACATCACTTGggaccaaaaagaagaaaaggaagaaaaaggcagagaaggcCAGTGAGGCTTCCCCATTACCCCCAGCAAGGAGTACAGCAGCCATGTCTGCAAACTGA